In Tenacibaculum pacificus, a single window of DNA contains:
- a CDS encoding SulP family inorganic anion transporter — protein sequence MGKGKRFKTFLSEIPQNIFAGFVVSLIALPLGFGLALASGAPPISGVIAAIVGGTVVAVLGGSNVTITGPGNGLVVVVLAAITTLGGGDMHQGYLYTLAAVVISGIIMVILSFLRMGALGDYFPSSAIQGMLAAIGIGIFAKQIHVMLGNLNAKGSIIDLLLQMPSGIIDFIKTDNVSIFYAGLVGIISLLIMIFYSKIRNKYFQLIPAPMWIVVLSIGMYYYYDLFSPAIYPIHKSLLIELPNDVLSNFAFPDFSKIYQFEFINAVIAITLIASIESLLSIKAVDKLDTLKRRSNVNKDIRALGLATVISGFLGGLNVVTVIARSSVNVNNKGSNRSANFFHALFLVAFILLFATELRKIPLPALAAILVYTGYKLASPENIVKVFKIGKEQLIIFLVTLLTTIATNLITGILAGICITFIIHVFINRNFMFFITNLLKPNVLMFKEDDKYYVSVKNFSSFLNFTKLKSKLDQIPETEEAIIDFSLCDFIDHSVMENLNNYAETFKRKGGYFEVIGLDGYKTESKHPFALRKNIPIEGDENNNLTKRQKSLQNICNDLKWTYNALPKKPLTEIPHFGYFKTRKINKVSNILSNENCSLFDVEFSEGELIAKQIIKGTMMYIDIEKYTPEFTLDKEGIFEYIYHFTGFKDIHIENHIDFSKRFYLSGKNSNQIKDFFTDELILFFESNKYYHIEGNNKGLLIIGRERLAGIKEIKTLADFGVRLKKIICS from the coding sequence ATGGGAAAAGGAAAACGTTTTAAAACATTTTTAAGTGAAATACCGCAAAATATTTTTGCTGGTTTTGTCGTATCGTTAATAGCTCTTCCATTAGGATTTGGTTTAGCTTTAGCTTCAGGTGCACCACCAATTTCAGGAGTTATTGCAGCAATTGTAGGTGGTACAGTTGTAGCTGTTTTAGGAGGATCTAATGTTACAATTACTGGTCCTGGTAATGGATTGGTTGTTGTTGTACTTGCTGCAATAACTACATTAGGTGGTGGTGATATGCATCAAGGATATTTGTATACACTTGCAGCAGTTGTTATTTCTGGTATAATAATGGTTATTCTTAGTTTTCTTCGGATGGGTGCTCTAGGAGATTATTTTCCTTCTTCAGCTATTCAAGGAATGTTAGCAGCTATCGGTATTGGTATTTTTGCTAAACAAATACATGTAATGCTTGGTAATTTAAATGCAAAAGGAAGTATTATTGATTTGCTTTTACAAATGCCAAGTGGAATTATTGATTTTATAAAAACAGATAACGTAAGTATTTTTTATGCTGGTTTAGTTGGTATTATCAGTTTATTAATTATGATTTTTTATAGTAAAATACGTAATAAATATTTTCAATTAATCCCTGCTCCTATGTGGATTGTCGTTTTAAGTATTGGTATGTATTATTATTATGATTTATTTTCACCAGCGATATATCCTATTCATAAAAGTTTATTAATAGAATTACCTAATGATGTATTATCTAATTTTGCATTTCCTGATTTTAGTAAAATTTATCAATTTGAATTTATTAATGCAGTAATTGCGATTACTTTAATTGCTAGTATTGAAAGTTTATTAAGTATTAAAGCTGTTGATAAATTAGATACATTAAAACGACGTTCTAACGTAAATAAAGATATTAGAGCTTTAGGATTAGCTACTGTAATTAGTGGTTTTTTAGGAGGTTTAAATGTTGTTACTGTAATTGCTCGTAGTTCTGTAAATGTAAATAATAAAGGAAGTAATCGTTCTGCAAATTTTTTTCATGCATTATTTTTAGTTGCTTTTATTTTACTTTTTGCTACAGAATTACGTAAAATACCTTTACCTGCTTTAGCTGCAATTTTAGTATATACAGGTTATAAATTAGCTTCTCCAGAAAATATTGTCAAAGTATTTAAAATAGGAAAAGAACAATTAATTATATTTTTAGTTACTTTATTAACTACTATTGCAACTAATTTAATAACAGGTATTTTAGCAGGGATATGTATTACTTTTATTATTCATGTTTTTATTAATAGAAATTTTATGTTTTTCATTACAAATTTATTAAAACCAAATGTTTTAATGTTTAAGGAAGATGATAAGTATTATGTTTCTGTTAAAAACTTCTCTAGTTTTTTAAATTTCACAAAATTAAAATCAAAATTAGATCAAATACCTGAAACTGAAGAAGCTATTATTGATTTTTCCTTATGCGATTTTATAGATCACTCTGTAATGGAAAATCTGAATAATTATGCAGAAACTTTTAAACGTAAAGGTGGTTATTTTGAGGTTATTGGTTTAGATGGATATAAAACAGAAAGTAAACATCCTTTTGCTTTAAGAAAAAATATACCTATAGAAGGTGATGAAAATAATAATTTAACAAAGAGACAGAAATCATTGCAAAATATTTGTAATGATTTAAAATGGACTTATAATGCTTTACCTAAAAAACCTCTTACTGAAATTCCACATTTTGGTTATTTTAAAACACGTAAAATTAATAAAGTTTCAAATATTTTATCAAATGAAAACTGTAGTTTATTTGATGTTGAATTTTCTGAAGGTGAATTAATTGCTAAACAAATAATTAAAGGTACAATGATGTATATTGATATTGAAAAATATACTCCTGAATTTACGTTAGATAAAGAAGGTATATTTGAATACATTTATCATTTTACTGGATTTAAAGATATTCATATAGAAAACCATATTGATTTTTCTAAACGATTTTACTTATCAGGAAAAAATTCAAATCAGATAAAAGATTTTTTTACAGATGAGCTTATTTTATTTTTTGAAAGTAATAAATACTATCATATAGAAGGAAATAATAAAGGTTTATTAATAATTGGTAGAGAGCGATTAGCTGGTATTAAAGAAATAAAAACTTTAGCTGATTTTGGTGTTCGATTGAAAAAAATCATTTGTTCATAA
- a CDS encoding GTP-binding protein produces the protein MNKPTINIGVLAHVDAGKTTLTEHFLYNSGAIRTLGSVDKGSTSTDSLDIEKERGISIKAAATSFDWKNTKINLIDTPGHVDFSSEVERALCVVDAVILLVSAVEGVQAHTLNIWDSLKELQIPTFIFINKIDRQGADTESVIKQLETDLKAKPVVLYASENDGLPNANIVSVFNPINEVNEPDSEIDEVREKTIEHLLDFEEELLESFLNSEVITDERYLKSIRKLTIDTKITPIYTGIAKNNIGVTELLDGLIAFCPTSKINKTKDLSAYVFKLEHHKVFGMMAHVKVFSGELSSKITVYNHTQQLETKINQTKQLSETKYVDNIILSAGDIGVITGVLGTKAGDVLGSPDGIPILPQLHIPVLTVEVIPENNADYNDLAKALEQLDREDPSLNFKWFRAEKELQLLLMGQMQIEILSHVLKERFDIVATFTEPQVVYKETISKKAEGYIRYWMPKPCWAIMTFLIEPAPLNSGINYSSIVSQNDVHIKYQNEIERTIPKALAQGILGWEVTDVKITLIKGEDHNIHSRPGDFNLATPMGIMQGLKKGGTHLLEPILSFEIKANEALLGKVASELSTRRATFDTPKFTGDVFSLKGKIPVATSLDFSIKLNTISSGKLRLRLQFYGYDACPKNQGAIRDYKGVNPLDEAQWILHRRGAYKADERVI, from the coding sequence ATGAATAAACCAACTATAAATATTGGAGTTTTGGCGCACGTGGATGCAGGTAAAACAACCTTAACAGAACATTTTTTATATAATTCAGGAGCAATTAGAACTCTTGGAAGTGTAGATAAAGGTTCAACAAGTACTGATAGCTTAGATATTGAAAAAGAACGTGGTATTTCTATAAAAGCAGCAGCAACGTCGTTTGATTGGAAAAATACCAAAATAAATTTAATAGATACACCAGGGCACGTTGATTTTTCAAGTGAAGTAGAACGTGCTTTATGTGTGGTTGATGCTGTTATATTACTTGTTTCAGCTGTAGAAGGTGTGCAAGCTCATACATTGAATATTTGGGATTCATTAAAAGAACTACAAATACCAACTTTTATTTTTATCAATAAAATAGATAGACAAGGAGCTGATACAGAATCGGTAATTAAACAGTTGGAAACCGATTTAAAAGCAAAACCTGTAGTTTTATATGCTTCTGAAAATGATGGTCTTCCGAATGCTAATATTGTATCTGTTTTTAATCCTATTAATGAAGTTAATGAACCAGATTCTGAAATTGATGAGGTTAGAGAGAAAACAATAGAACATTTATTAGATTTTGAAGAGGAACTGTTAGAATCCTTTTTAAATTCAGAAGTTATTACTGATGAAAGGTATTTGAAAAGTATCCGTAAATTAACTATTGATACTAAAATTACGCCTATTTATACAGGAATTGCAAAAAATAATATTGGTGTTACAGAATTATTAGATGGACTTATTGCTTTTTGCCCTACTTCTAAAATAAATAAAACAAAAGACCTTTCGGCATATGTTTTTAAATTAGAACATCATAAAGTTTTTGGTATGATGGCACATGTAAAAGTGTTTTCAGGAGAATTATCATCTAAAATTACGGTATATAATCATACACAGCAATTAGAAACTAAAATAAATCAGACTAAGCAATTATCAGAAACAAAGTATGTTGATAACATTATCTTATCTGCTGGTGATATTGGCGTTATTACAGGTGTTTTAGGAACAAAAGCAGGCGATGTTTTAGGAAGTCCTGATGGAATTCCTATACTTCCTCAATTACATATTCCTGTACTTACTGTCGAGGTTATCCCTGAAAATAATGCGGATTATAATGACTTAGCAAAAGCCTTAGAACAATTAGATAGAGAAGACCCTTCTTTAAATTTTAAATGGTTTCGTGCTGAAAAAGAATTACAGTTATTATTAATGGGACAAATGCAAATTGAAATATTATCTCATGTTTTAAAAGAACGTTTTGATATTGTTGCAACTTTTACCGAGCCACAGGTAGTCTATAAAGAAACGATTAGTAAAAAGGCTGAAGGGTATATTCGTTATTGGATGCCAAAACCTTGTTGGGCAATTATGACTTTTTTAATTGAACCTGCTCCGTTAAATTCGGGGATTAATTATAGTTCTATAGTTTCTCAAAACGATGTACATATTAAATATCAAAATGAAATAGAACGTACCATTCCAAAAGCATTGGCACAAGGAATTTTAGGGTGGGAGGTTACTGATGTGAAAATAACTTTAATAAAAGGTGAGGATCATAATATCCATTCTCGCCCGGGTGATTTTAATTTAGCAACTCCTATGGGAATTATGCAAGGTTTAAAAAAAGGAGGTACACATTTACTAGAGCCAATTTTAAGTTTTGAAATAAAAGCGAATGAAGCGCTATTAGGAAAAGTAGCATCTGAATTAAGTACTAGAAGAGCTACTTTTGATACGCCAAAATTTACAGGTGATGTTTTTAGTCTCAAAGGAAAAATTCCTGTAGCTACTTCGTTGGATTTTAGTATCAAGTTAAATACGATATCTAGCGGAAAATTACGTTTGCGTTTGCAGTTTTACGGTTATGATGCTTGTCCTAAAAATCAAGGTGCAATCCGAGATTATAAAGGTGTAAATCCATTGGATGAAGCACAATGGATTTTACACAGGCGTGGTGCTTATAAAGCTGATGAACGAGTGATTTAA
- a CDS encoding tetratricopeptide repeat protein codes for MGTVPNNYVFKALDSFHYDTEETVVALNYALSYDAENTMALTLMGRVYSEKLYDYTEGILYFKQVLAIKINAFEVYEHFINALLWNEDMKEAEDFIDFALTVKGADKAVLYSKKSVLYEKLKKYKKALYFIKEAKEHTFNTAFMEIITEQKKRIKDKMPKKRK; via the coding sequence ATGGGAACAGTACCAAATAACTACGTTTTTAAAGCATTAGATTCTTTTCATTACGATACGGAAGAAACCGTAGTGGCTTTAAATTATGCCTTGTCTTATGATGCTGAAAACACAATGGCATTAACGTTAATGGGACGTGTATATAGTGAAAAATTATATGATTATACAGAAGGTATTTTATATTTTAAACAAGTATTAGCGATTAAAATAAATGCTTTTGAAGTCTATGAGCATTTTATAAATGCTTTATTATGGAATGAAGATATGAAAGAAGCTGAAGATTTTATAGATTTTGCGTTAACTGTAAAAGGTGCTGATAAGGCGGTTTTATATAGCAAAAAATCAGTATTGTATGAAAAATTAAAAAAGTATAAAAAGGCATTGTACTTTATCAAAGAAGCTAAAGAGCATACTTTTAATACAGCTTTTATGGAAATAATTACCGAACAAAAAAAACGTATTAAAGATAAGATGCCTAAAAAAAGAAAATAA
- a CDS encoding peptide chain release factor-like protein yields MVYWLLRIRGVSAKKIIDTEIKFQAIRSSGAGGQHVNKVSSAIRAKHIPSGIQVLVMDSRSQHQNKKIAIERLKEKIKEHSTIELKSAVKIAWKNHLDLERGNPVRIFAGVDFKNQKKKHLLNQKEIN; encoded by the coding sequence TTGGTTTATTGGTTGTTACGAATTAGAGGAGTATCAGCAAAAAAAATTATTGATACTGAAATTAAATTTCAAGCAATTAGAAGTTCAGGTGCAGGTGGACAACACGTAAACAAAGTAAGTTCTGCTATAAGAGCAAAACATATACCAAGTGGTATTCAGGTTTTGGTAATGGATAGTCGTTCACAACATCAAAATAAAAAAATAGCAATTGAACGATTAAAAGAGAAAATTAAAGAGCATAGCACAATTGAATTAAAATCTGCTGTAAAAATCGCATGGAAAAATCATTTAGATTTAGAAAGAGGGAATCCTGTGCGTATCTTTGCAGGTGTTGATTTTAAAAATCAAAAAAAGAAGCATCTTTTAAATCAAAAAGAAATCAATTAA
- a CDS encoding RtcB family protein — MGNKLKGKDLIKLGFPKNNSINIALGQINRYRKKEKKERILEEAKEVLLSPEKFQGNAIWGKVVEGLIKPVDVKFHQLKNTRAPFSIYGENEIDELAKYQLYDALKLPIAVQGALMPDAHAGYGLPIGGVLATENAVIPYGVGVDIGCRMCLTVYPVKASYLKGKVHQLENILSEHTKFGMYETHNTKHDHEIFERSEFQDIPLLKRLKNKAYKQLGTSGGGNHFVEFGIVTITDEKNNFGLPLGEYVGLLTHSGSRGLGANIAKHYTYLATKQCPLPKNVQHLAWLDLNTHDGQEYWLAMNLAGDYAKACHDNIHKRIAKLLGAKAIATIENHHNFAWKEQINGQELIVHRKGATPANKGQLGIIPGSMTAPGYIVRGLGNSESLNSASHGAGRLFSRRKCKEKFTKSEVKQQLKNNGVSLIGGGVDEAPMAYKNIEKVMNNQQELVEVLGTFTPKIVRMDK; from the coding sequence ATGGGAAATAAGTTAAAAGGAAAAGACCTTATAAAATTAGGCTTTCCAAAGAATAATAGTATCAACATTGCATTAGGTCAAATAAATAGATATCGTAAAAAAGAAAAGAAAGAACGTATTTTAGAAGAAGCTAAGGAGGTGCTTTTATCGCCTGAAAAATTTCAAGGAAATGCAATTTGGGGAAAAGTGGTAGAAGGATTAATAAAACCTGTTGATGTAAAATTTCATCAACTAAAAAATACCCGAGCGCCTTTTTCTATTTACGGTGAAAATGAAATTGATGAGCTTGCAAAATATCAATTATATGATGCTTTAAAATTACCAATAGCTGTACAAGGTGCTTTAATGCCCGATGCACATGCTGGTTATGGTTTGCCTATCGGTGGAGTTTTAGCTACAGAAAATGCTGTAATTCCGTATGGCGTTGGCGTAGATATTGGTTGTAGAATGTGTTTAACGGTATATCCTGTAAAGGCTTCGTACTTAAAAGGAAAAGTACATCAGTTAGAAAATATATTATCTGAACATACAAAATTCGGAATGTATGAAACTCATAATACAAAACATGATCACGAAATATTTGAACGTTCAGAATTTCAGGATATTCCGCTTTTAAAACGCTTAAAAAATAAAGCATACAAACAATTAGGAACTTCGGGAGGAGGAAATCATTTTGTAGAATTTGGAATTGTAACAATTACAGATGAAAAAAATAATTTCGGTTTACCGCTTGGCGAATATGTTGGTTTATTAACGCATAGTGGAAGCCGTGGTTTAGGCGCAAATATCGCAAAACACTATACATATTTAGCCACAAAGCAATGTCCATTACCAAAAAATGTGCAACATTTAGCTTGGTTAGATTTAAATACACACGATGGGCAAGAGTATTGGTTGGCAATGAATTTAGCGGGTGATTATGCGAAAGCGTGTCATGATAATATTCATAAGCGTATCGCAAAGTTGTTAGGAGCAAAGGCGATTGCTACAATTGAAAATCATCATAATTTTGCATGGAAAGAACAAATAAATGGACAGGAATTAATTGTGCATAGAAAAGGAGCTACTCCTGCAAATAAAGGACAATTAGGAATTATTCCTGGTTCGATGACTGCACCAGGTTATATCGTTAGAGGTTTAGGAAATAGTGAAAGTTTAAATTCGGCTTCTCATGGTGCAGGGCGTTTGTTTTCTCGTAGAAAGTGTAAAGAGAAATTTACAAAAAGCGAGGTGAAGCAACAGTTGAAAAATAATGGAGTGAGTCTTATTGGTGGCGGAGTTGATGAAGCACCGATGGCGTACAAAAATATTGAAAAAGTAATGAATAATCAACAAGAATTAGTTGAGGTGTTAGGAACATTTACACCGAAAATTGTAAGAATGGATAAATAA
- a CDS encoding RtcB family protein: MGFSSGKWFPEAMEYININNLSEEEVVAYLEQFKAPPTIPLLENPVAVKINIKAENELEEINVAKVVNTMETLVKTPTIVNAVIMPDACPTGGTGTIPVGGVAVAKNAIHPGMHSADVCCSVMLTDFGKINPKDVLDAAHSITHFGAGGRDRDSQFRFPMDLLAEIEGNSFLNTQRAISVARSHLGTQGDGNHFLFVGKSKKTGNTMLVTHHGSRGFGANLYRNGMQVAEKFRKKISPKTLKQNAWIPFDTKEGKDYWEALQIIRKWTKLNHEVLHNATLEKLNIKKENRFWNEHNFVFKKGDLFYHAKGATPLDASFMPDITGPRLIPLNMSEPVLIVSGNTTENNLGFAPHGAGRNVSRTEHKKSKIGTVQEIFDEETKGLDVRFFSDEIDITELPSAYKNATTVRKQMKEFGLGEVIDEVLPYGCIMAGNWQKNAPWKKRRR; the protein is encoded by the coding sequence ATGGGATTTAGTTCAGGGAAATGGTTTCCCGAAGCTATGGAATATATCAATATTAATAATTTATCAGAAGAAGAAGTAGTAGCTTATTTAGAGCAGTTTAAAGCACCTCCAACAATTCCATTATTAGAAAATCCTGTTGCTGTTAAAATAAATATAAAAGCAGAAAACGAATTGGAAGAAATTAACGTAGCAAAAGTAGTTAACACTATGGAAACCTTAGTAAAAACGCCTACTATTGTAAATGCTGTTATTATGCCAGATGCTTGTCCTACTGGCGGAACAGGAACAATTCCTGTAGGTGGTGTTGCGGTGGCTAAAAATGCTATTCATCCAGGAATGCATAGTGCAGATGTTTGTTGTTCGGTAATGCTTACAGATTTTGGAAAGATAAATCCGAAGGATGTTTTAGACGCAGCACATTCAATTACTCATTTTGGAGCAGGAGGAAGAGATAGAGATTCTCAATTTCGTTTTCCGATGGATTTATTAGCCGAGATTGAAGGAAATTCATTTTTAAATACTCAAAGAGCTATTTCAGTGGCTCGAAGTCATTTAGGAACGCAAGGAGATGGAAATCATTTTTTGTTTGTCGGGAAATCGAAAAAAACAGGAAATACTATGTTGGTAACACATCATGGAAGTAGAGGTTTTGGAGCTAATTTATATCGTAATGGAATGCAGGTTGCTGAAAAATTCAGAAAAAAAATATCACCAAAAACTTTAAAACAAAATGCGTGGATTCCTTTTGATACCAAAGAAGGTAAAGATTATTGGGAGGCGTTGCAAATCATCAGAAAATGGACGAAGTTAAATCATGAAGTATTACATAACGCAACTTTAGAAAAATTAAATATTAAAAAAGAAAACAGATTTTGGAACGAACATAATTTTGTTTTTAAAAAGGGTGATTTATTTTATCATGCAAAAGGTGCAACTCCGTTAGATGCTTCTTTTATGCCCGATATTACAGGACCTCGTTTAATTCCGTTAAATATGAGTGAGCCAGTTTTAATTGTATCAGGAAATACAACCGAAAATAATTTAGGATTTGCACCACACGGAGCAGGAAGAAATGTAAGTAGAACCGAACATAAAAAAAGCAAAATAGGTACAGTTCAAGAAATTTTTGATGAAGAAACAAAAGGTTTAGATGTTCGTTTTTTTTCTGATGAAATTGATATTACAGAATTGCCATCAGCATATAAAAACGCTACAACAGTACGTAAGCAAATGAAAGAGTTTGGTTTAGGTGAAGTAATTGATGAGGTATTGCCGTATGGTTGTATTATGGCGGGAAATTGGCAAAAAAATGCGCCTTGGAAAAAAAGAAGACGTTAA
- a CDS encoding HD domain-containing protein → MLFIRYAEKHRTYHNLNHITEIFKAFDTYKSKLEHPDIIAFSIFYHDIIYCVYKKDNEEKSALFALQELASLNFSLNTSLYNNDTFLNDIKNQIIATKTHTALNYDTKWLIDFDLEILGKSSEIYKNYKKKLEKNIN, encoded by the coding sequence GTGCTATTTATTCGGTATGCCGAAAAACATAGAACGTATCATAACTTAAACCATATTACCGAAATTTTTAAAGCTTTTGATACTTACAAATCAAAATTAGAACATCCTGACATTATTGCTTTTTCAATTTTTTATCATGATATTATTTACTGTGTTTATAAAAAAGATAATGAAGAAAAAAGTGCGCTTTTTGCCTTGCAAGAATTAGCATCGTTAAATTTTTCATTAAATACTTCTCTATATAATAATGATACTTTTTTAAATGATATAAAAAATCAGATTATAGCTACAAAAACACATACAGCATTAAATTATGATACAAAATGGCTCATTGATTTTGATTTAGAAATATTAGGGAAATCTTCAGAAATATATAAAAATTACAAAAAAAAATTAGAGAAGAATATAAATTAA
- a CDS encoding helix-turn-helix transcriptional regulator → MAANKNALIRYKTIDECLRNNMKRWTLVDLITACSDALYEYENKDVYVSKRTIQADIQLMRSDKLGYNAPIEVYERKYYRYATTDYSIKNIPITDTDVKIMNEAIQVLRQFKDFSLFKEMDGVLQRLEDSVYASQKTNKAIIHLEKNEKLKGLKYIDPIYNAIQNKKALNITYKSFKALTESKMTLHPQLLKEYNNRWFVLSLYKTKNITLALDRILNITIAENDSYKDLKINGDTYYKDVIGVTVSNTRAQRVQFWVDAINAPYVITKPFHNSQRIIKYTEDGGVIFNILVQMNYELERLILGFGDAIEVHKPIFLRKRMIHKLKKASNNYIENNSSY, encoded by the coding sequence ATGGCTGCAAATAAAAATGCGCTTATCAGATATAAAACAATTGACGAATGTTTACGAAACAATATGAAACGCTGGACACTAGTCGATTTAATTACCGCTTGCTCCGATGCTTTATACGAATATGAAAACAAAGATGTATACGTAAGTAAACGAACTATTCAAGCAGATATTCAATTAATGCGAAGCGATAAATTAGGATACAACGCACCTATTGAAGTATATGAACGTAAATATTATAGGTATGCAACTACAGATTATAGTATTAAAAATATTCCGATTACTGATACCGATGTAAAAATTATGAATGAAGCAATTCAGGTATTACGTCAATTTAAAGATTTTTCATTGTTTAAAGAAATGGACGGTGTTTTACAACGTTTAGAAGACTCTGTGTATGCTTCTCAAAAAACAAATAAAGCTATTATTCATTTAGAAAAAAACGAAAAATTAAAAGGTTTAAAATATATTGACCCTATTTATAATGCGATTCAAAATAAAAAAGCATTAAATATTACGTATAAATCATTTAAAGCTTTAACAGAAAGCAAAATGACTTTACATCCGCAATTATTAAAAGAATATAATAATCGTTGGTTTGTTTTATCGCTTTATAAAACAAAAAATATAACCTTAGCTCTCGATAGAATTTTAAATATTACCATTGCAGAAAATGACAGCTATAAAGATTTAAAAATTAATGGCGATACCTATTACAAAGATGTAATTGGTGTAACAGTTTCAAATACCCGTGCACAACGTGTTCAATTTTGGGTCGATGCTATAAATGCACCTTATGTAATCACCAAACCTTTCCATAATAGCCAACGAATAATTAAATATACCGAAGATGGCGGTGTTATATTTAATATTTTAGTTCAAATGAATTACGAATTAGAACGTTTAATTTTAGGATTTGGCGATGCTATTGAAGTTCATAAACCTATTTTTTTGCGCAAACGAATGATTCATAAATTAAAAAAGGCTAGTAATAATTATATCGAAAATAATTCTAGTTATTAG